The Antarcticibacterium sp. 1MA-6-2 genome has a window encoding:
- a CDS encoding response regulator has translation MKRSTGELGLGLAITKRLTQLLQGTVELKSEPGEGSEFIVKIPVRKVKSTTEEPASLPIPRVDLKGKKVLLVDDESSQLALSKELIKSIGLQCDTAPNGKEALTKLNQNQYHLILTDIQMPIMDGFGLVEAIRKNPKIAHIPVIAISGRTNVPAEKYNEAGFSGNILKPYKPSDLLYRISEILKIELESKQNYSRRYTTELSHYSLEEISLFAGDDQVALDTILTAFIESTRLNLKEMDLAAEEGNWDRTGNIAHRMLPMFKQLKVKEIVPKLQQLEEKQTAEFENGKMKNLLAEIEQFLLQLETEVKA, from the coding sequence TTGAAAAGAAGTACGGGGGAACTAGGTTTAGGGCTTGCTATCACTAAGAGGCTTACCCAGCTCCTACAAGGTACTGTAGAACTAAAGAGTGAACCTGGAGAAGGCAGCGAATTTATAGTGAAGATTCCTGTGAGAAAAGTAAAAAGCACTACTGAAGAACCTGCATCACTTCCTATACCTAGGGTTGATCTAAAAGGCAAGAAAGTGCTTTTGGTGGATGATGAATCTTCCCAGCTCGCGCTAAGTAAAGAGCTTATAAAATCAATTGGGCTTCAATGTGACACTGCTCCAAATGGAAAAGAAGCTTTAACCAAACTCAACCAGAATCAATATCACCTTATCCTTACTGATATACAGATGCCCATAATGGATGGTTTTGGATTGGTGGAAGCAATAAGAAAGAATCCTAAAATAGCTCATATTCCTGTCATTGCAATCTCGGGGCGAACAAATGTTCCTGCTGAGAAGTACAACGAAGCAGGGTTTTCCGGAAATATTCTTAAGCCTTACAAACCATCAGACCTCCTTTACAGGATTAGTGAAATTCTTAAAATAGAACTGGAAAGTAAACAAAATTACAGCCGAAGATATACCACCGAACTCAGTCACTACTCCCTGGAAGAAATTTCCCTTTTTGCAGGTGACGACCAGGTTGCCCTGGACACAATTTTAACCGCTTTTATAGAAAGCACCAGGCTTAATTTAAAAGAAATGGATCTTGCTGCTGAAGAAGGAAACTGGGATAGAACCGGAAATATTGCACACAGGATGCTTCCTATGTTCAAACAACTTAAAGTAAAAGAAATAGTTCCTAAACTCCAGCAACTGGAAGAAAAACAAACAGCCGAATTTGAAAATGGTAAAATGAAAAATTTACTTGCTGAAATTGAGCAGTTCCTGCTTCAGCTGGAAACAGAAGTTAAAGCTTGA
- the arfB gene encoding alternative ribosome rescue aminoacyl-tRNA hydrolase ArfB: MPDLDALVSEATWKAVRSSGPGGQHVNKTASKVVVQFDVPNSSALNDEEKQLILQKLSSRLTLEGILILEGSSTRSQHKNKELTLERLKEIILNSLKKQKPRKKTKPSKASKLKRLRAKKIQGEKKQNRQNPLQ, encoded by the coding sequence ATGCCGGATCTTGATGCTTTAGTTTCAGAAGCTACCTGGAAAGCAGTGAGAAGTTCTGGCCCTGGAGGGCAGCACGTCAATAAAACAGCTTCTAAAGTTGTCGTCCAATTTGATGTTCCTAATTCTTCAGCATTAAATGATGAAGAAAAGCAGCTTATTCTTCAAAAGCTCTCTTCGAGGCTTACATTAGAAGGGATCCTAATTCTTGAAGGAAGTTCTACACGCAGCCAACACAAGAATAAAGAACTTACCCTGGAACGATTGAAGGAAATTATTCTTAATAGCCTCAAGAAGCAAAAGCCCCGAAAAAAGACGAAACCTTCTAAGGCCTCTAAGCTAAAACGGCTAAGAGCGAAAAAAATTCAGGGCGAGAAAAAGCAAAACCGACAAAATCCTCTGCAATAG
- a CDS encoding DUF4301 family protein, with protein sequence MYLASGAATRMFKALHLFLDKFDPQKEDLENYLSQSENSNLKAFFNNIEKLPFYESALNYAKEIEPEFDSLSEDARKYLLVKTMLFSPGLDLSNYPKGLVPFHNYKDYVATAFEEHLYEAAEYAEVNGVAKLHFTVSPDHQEKFEAEFEKIRSEVEKKTQITFDITYSHQDPKTDTIAANDKNEPFRTEDDQLFFRPGGHGALIENLNKQDADVAFIKNIDNVVVALRAKEVAKYKKMLAGKLLQLQEECFLHLNALENEEITDEEIAEIEKFIREELFTAFAKDFNSASREERINRIRERLNRPLRVCGMVKNEGEPGGGPFLVNMQNGTKSLQIIEGAQIDEKNPQQKEIAQKATHFNPVDLVCGLRDNTGDTFDLTNYVDPSTSFVANKTKDGKPLKALELPGLWNGAMAQWNTVFVEVLSRDF encoded by the coding sequence TTGTACTTAGCATCTGGAGCAGCTACACGTATGTTTAAAGCTTTGCATCTTTTCCTGGACAAATTTGATCCTCAAAAGGAGGATCTTGAAAATTATCTTTCTCAAAGTGAGAATTCGAATCTTAAAGCATTTTTTAATAATATTGAAAAACTGCCTTTTTACGAGAGTGCTTTAAACTATGCAAAGGAAATTGAACCCGAATTTGATTCTCTGAGTGAAGATGCTAGAAAATATCTCCTGGTAAAAACAATGCTCTTTTCACCAGGACTTGATCTTAGTAACTATCCCAAAGGTCTTGTTCCCTTTCATAACTATAAAGATTATGTAGCAACTGCTTTTGAGGAGCATTTATACGAGGCAGCAGAATATGCTGAGGTTAATGGAGTGGCGAAATTACATTTCACAGTTTCTCCCGACCACCAGGAAAAATTTGAAGCAGAATTTGAAAAGATTAGGTCGGAAGTTGAGAAAAAAACTCAAATCACATTCGATATTACTTATTCTCATCAGGATCCCAAAACCGATACCATTGCTGCTAATGATAAAAATGAACCTTTTAGAACAGAAGATGACCAGTTGTTCTTCCGGCCGGGAGGTCACGGTGCACTAATTGAAAATCTTAATAAACAGGATGCTGATGTTGCTTTTATCAAGAATATAGATAATGTAGTAGTGGCTTTACGTGCAAAAGAGGTTGCAAAATATAAAAAGATGTTGGCCGGGAAATTGTTGCAGTTGCAGGAAGAATGTTTTCTTCATTTAAATGCTCTGGAAAACGAAGAGATCACGGATGAGGAAATTGCTGAAATAGAAAAATTCATCAGGGAAGAGTTGTTTACAGCTTTTGCAAAGGATTTTAATTCAGCTTCGAGAGAGGAGAGAATAAATCGAATTAGGGAAAGACTTAATCGTCCCCTGAGAGTTTGTGGAATGGTTAAAAATGAAGGTGAACCTGGAGGAGGACCCTTTCTTGTAAATATGCAAAATGGTACTAAATCTCTTCAAATAATTGAGGGTGCACAAATAGATGAGAAAAATCCACAGCAGAAGGAGATAGCTCAAAAAGCTACTCATTTTAATCCCGTAGATCTCGTTTGTGGTCTACGCGATAATACTGGTGATACTTTTGATCTTACCAATTATGTAGATCCTTCTACGAGTTTTGTGGCAAACAAAACTAAAGATGGAAAGCCTCTTAAAGCCCTTGAACTCCCCGGTCTTTGGAACGGAGCTATGGCACAATGGAATACGGTATTTGTTGAAGTGCTTAGTAGAGACTTTTAA
- a CDS encoding DUF4301 family protein, whose amino-acid sequence MKLTQEDLQQINKRGLSEDKIHEQLDIFKRGNIPVDIEAAATVGNGIRQYSEEEKESLAKFYESRKNDLDIIKFVLSIWSSYTYV is encoded by the coding sequence TTGAAATTAACACAGGAAGATTTACAACAGATAAATAAAAGAGGACTAAGTGAAGATAAGATTCATGAACAGTTAGATATCTTTAAACGTGGTAATATTCCTGTTGATATTGAGGCTGCAGCTACTGTAGGTAATGGCATTCGTCAATACTCTGAAGAAGAGAAAGAAAGCCTTGCCAAATTTTATGAGTCCCGAAAGAACGATCTGGATATAATAAAATTTGTACTTAGCATCTGGAGCAGCTACACGTATGTTTAA
- a CDS encoding AAA family ATPase, with the protein MEEKLAQQPSDCLKVVLFGPESTGKTTLAVKLAEHFRTAVVEEYMREYLQLKWDNFKKVCEPRDLIPIAAGQMRRENELSKTAGKLLLCDTDLLELKVYSEAYYHGYCNPLLLKHALNNWYDLYFLTNIDTPWVPDDLRDKPHDREGMFKKFKSTLQLYKRPYIILSGNKEERFEKAVLAIDELLKQRN; encoded by the coding sequence ATGGAAGAAAAGCTTGCACAACAACCCTCTGACTGTTTGAAGGTAGTCCTCTTTGGGCCCGAATCTACAGGTAAAACCACACTTGCCGTGAAACTGGCAGAGCATTTTAGAACAGCTGTGGTAGAGGAGTATATGCGGGAGTATCTTCAGCTAAAATGGGATAATTTTAAAAAGGTTTGTGAACCTCGAGATCTTATTCCTATTGCAGCAGGTCAAATGCGCAGGGAGAACGAACTGTCCAAAACTGCAGGTAAGCTTCTGTTATGTGATACAGATCTTCTGGAGCTAAAGGTTTATTCAGAGGCTTATTACCACGGTTATTGCAACCCTTTGCTTCTTAAACATGCGTTAAACAATTGGTATGATCTTTACTTTTTAACTAATATTGATACACCCTGGGTGCCCGATGATCTTCGGGACAAACCTCATGACAGGGAAGGCATGTTCAAAAAGTTTAAAAGCACCCTACAGCTTTATAAAAGACCTTACATCATTTTAAGTGGTAATAAGGAAGAACGTTTTGAAAAAGCCGTCTTAGCAATTGACGAACTTTTAAAACAACGAAATTGA
- the pnuC gene encoding nicotinamide riboside transporter PnuC → MQPIFDFFFQQYNDYPPLFIFLEIVAVIFGFLSVWFSKQENILVYPTGIVSTVIFVYLLWQWQLLGDMMINIYYSSMSIYGWYIWTRKVDAVHFTPVTSTSRKEHLWSVVIFVGTWLFTYGIYEYFEKWNDWTAYVDTITTAIFFVGMWLMARKKLENWIYWIIGDIISVPLYFHKGLTFTSFQYLLFTIIAIYGYKSWKKSLHNNPLTV, encoded by the coding sequence ATGCAGCCGATTTTTGATTTTTTCTTTCAGCAGTATAATGATTACCCACCGCTGTTCATTTTTCTTGAAATTGTAGCAGTAATTTTTGGATTTCTCTCAGTCTGGTTTTCAAAGCAGGAAAACATTTTAGTCTATCCCACGGGAATAGTGAGCACGGTAATATTTGTTTACCTGTTGTGGCAATGGCAATTGCTTGGAGATATGATGATCAATATTTACTATTCCAGCATGAGTATCTATGGCTGGTACATATGGACCAGAAAGGTGGATGCTGTTCATTTTACTCCTGTAACAAGTACCAGCAGGAAAGAACATCTTTGGAGTGTAGTTATATTTGTGGGCACGTGGCTTTTCACTTATGGCATCTACGAATATTTTGAGAAGTGGAATGACTGGACTGCATATGTGGATACTATAACTACCGCAATTTTCTTTGTGGGAATGTGGTTAATGGCAAGGAAGAAGCTTGAGAATTGGATCTACTGGATTATAGGTGATATTATTTCTGTCCCATTATACTTTCACAAAGGCCTTACCTTTACCAGTTTTCAATATCTTTTATTTACTATTATAGCGATCTACGGTTACAAATCATGGAAGAAAAGCTTGCACAACAACCCTCTGACTGTTTGA
- a CDS encoding thiamine-binding protein → MKISVELTLTPLQDNYEPAIIDFIKKLRASGLTVKENALSTQVFGDYDEVMALLNKEIKTAFEAIERGLMYVKIVKSDRSDYAADF, encoded by the coding sequence ATGAAAATATCAGTAGAACTTACATTGACTCCCCTTCAGGATAATTATGAGCCTGCAATTATTGATTTTATAAAAAAACTGAGAGCTTCAGGTTTGACAGTTAAAGAAAACGCTTTAAGCACTCAGGTTTTTGGGGATTACGATGAGGTAATGGCTCTTCTGAATAAAGAGATAAAAACTGCTTTTGAAGCCATTGAACGGGGATTGATGTATGTAAAGATCGTAAAATCTGATCGCAGCGACTATGCAGCCGATTTTTGA
- a CDS encoding geranylgeranylglyceryl/heptaprenylglyceryl phosphate synthase codes for MQRVSDTKPLPQDNIEAIVNTALAGQFSGKKLVYLEAGSGADKPVSEEIISEVKAALKIPVIVGGGIRTREQLCRSFEAGADVVVVGTAFETGNFKMVHSVKTIH; via the coding sequence GTGCAAAGGGTTAGTGACACTAAACCGCTTCCTCAGGATAATATAGAAGCTATTGTAAATACAGCACTCGCAGGTCAATTTTCCGGAAAAAAACTCGTGTACCTCGAAGCAGGTAGCGGAGCAGATAAACCAGTTTCCGAAGAAATTATTTCCGAAGTAAAAGCTGCCCTCAAAATTCCTGTTATTGTGGGTGGGGGAATTCGCACCCGGGAACAACTTTGCAGATCATTTGAGGCAGGGGCAGACGTAGTAGTTGTGGGAACAGCATTTGAAACAGGAAATTTTAAGATGGTACATTCAGTAAAGACGATTCATTAG
- a CDS encoding geranylgeranylglyceryl/heptaprenylglyceryl phosphate synthase has translation MKSLAVLIDPEKFHEAEAESFLKKLPGGITHIFIGGSTAEAGKTQSTVRSVRAVTNLPIVLFPGDHTQISEEADALLFLSLISGRNPEYLIEQQVKSVSQLRFSKLEIIPT, from the coding sequence ATTAAATCTCTTGCAGTCCTTATTGACCCGGAGAAGTTTCATGAAGCTGAAGCAGAATCTTTTCTGAAAAAATTACCTGGGGGAATTACTCATATTTTTATAGGAGGAAGTACGGCTGAAGCGGGCAAAACTCAATCCACTGTTCGTAGTGTTAGAGCAGTAACAAACTTACCTATCGTTCTCTTTCCGGGCGATCACACCCAAATTTCAGAAGAAGCAGATGCGCTGCTGTTTTTGAGTCTCATTTCAGGGAGAAATCCGGAGTATCTCATTGAACAACAGGTAAAATCTGTCTCCCAGCTAAGATTTTCTAAATTAGAAATTATTCCCACCTAA
- a CDS encoding 4'-phosphopantetheinyl transferase superfamily protein, whose protein sequence is MPLYKRITVDKDTKVFIWKVEESFDWLSRGIELTDNCSRRVEGMKSEIHRRGFMSIRHLLAEAGYEDKDLYYDDLGKPHLHDGKNISITHSFNFTGIILSDKKVGIDIEMQRDKILRIANKFTPLKEYHTLANEDALIRKLTIVWGAKEAIYKMYAEPGLGFLQHINITDFEFEAGTTTGTIYFNGSTSRYYIEFLEFEGFTCVYSLPIEEAPVKNL, encoded by the coding sequence ATGCCCCTTTACAAAAGAATAACAGTTGATAAAGATACTAAAGTCTTCATTTGGAAGGTTGAAGAATCCTTTGACTGGCTTTCCCGCGGGATCGAATTGACCGATAATTGTAGTCGCCGGGTTGAGGGTATGAAATCTGAAATTCACCGCCGGGGTTTTATGAGCATTCGGCACCTTCTTGCAGAAGCAGGGTATGAAGATAAGGATTTGTACTATGACGATTTAGGAAAACCACATCTTCACGATGGCAAGAACATTTCCATTACTCATTCCTTTAATTTTACAGGAATAATCCTGAGTGATAAAAAAGTAGGGATAGATATTGAGATGCAGCGGGACAAGATCCTTAGAATAGCGAATAAATTTACTCCATTAAAAGAATACCATACCCTGGCAAATGAAGATGCTCTCATTCGTAAACTCACAATAGTGTGGGGAGCCAAAGAGGCTATTTATAAAATGTATGCTGAACCGGGACTGGGATTCCTGCAACATATTAATATTACCGATTTTGAGTTTGAAGCAGGAACAACAACCGGAACTATTTATTTTAATGGGAGTACCTCCCGGTATTATATTGAATTTTTGGAATTTGAAGGCTTTACCTGTGTGTATTCTCTGCCTATAGAAGAAGCTCCGGTAAAAAATCTATAA
- a CDS encoding DUF2007 domain-containing protein gives MEFVTIYSTPDASEISIIKNLFEEKGVDYKILDEVTSGVIAGAGVTGVRLQVREEDREKAKEILIESGFLGHRKSTSSSRRKPTVNKWILVFLAALVLVIVAILITWFMNVS, from the coding sequence ATGGAATTCGTAACAATTTATAGCACCCCGGACGCTTCAGAAATATCTATAATTAAAAACCTTTTTGAGGAAAAAGGGGTCGATTATAAAATTCTGGATGAGGTTACTTCAGGCGTAATTGCCGGGGCAGGAGTTACAGGAGTACGCTTGCAGGTAAGGGAAGAGGATAGGGAAAAAGCAAAAGAGATCCTTATCGAGAGCGGATTTTTAGGGCATAGAAAAAGTACTTCTTCATCCCGACGGAAACCCACAGTGAATAAGTGGATATTAGTCTTTCTTGCTGCACTTGTCTTAGTAATAGTAGCAATACTTATAACCTGGTTTATGAACGTTAGCTAA
- the rpmA gene encoding 50S ribosomal protein L27 has translation MAHKKGVGSSKNGRESESKRLGVKIFGGQAAIAGNIIVRQRGTAHKPGENVYAGKDHTLHAKIDGLVKFTKKKDNKSYVSIEPFEA, from the coding sequence ATGGCTCACAAAAAAGGAGTTGGTAGTTCCAAGAACGGTAGAGAATCTGAATCGAAACGCCTGGGTGTTAAGATTTTTGGAGGACAGGCTGCTATTGCAGGGAATATCATCGTTAGACAAAGAGGAACTGCGCACAAACCAGGAGAGAATGTGTATGCAGGAAAGGACCATACTTTACATGCCAAAATTGATGGCCTTGTAAAATTTACTAAAAAGAAAGACAATAAATCCTACGTTTCTATCGAACCGTTTGAAGCATAA
- a CDS encoding DUF4199 family protein, giving the protein MKLSIPIKYGLFISAGLIAYFLILSLFGAHTNPFFSLFNPVIVGLGMFAAIMAFKKHKGGKFKYQKGFMTGLVRSFISTIVFTAFFAFYATELEPDFLDRLLEMWDSDWYINIGMVIFTVALMGFATTVVLTLAFMQIFKDSWNTKEGREHAY; this is encoded by the coding sequence ATGAAGTTATCTATACCAATAAAATACGGTTTATTTATTTCGGCAGGGCTTATTGCCTATTTTTTAATTCTTTCACTCTTTGGAGCTCACACCAATCCCTTCTTTAGTTTATTTAATCCTGTAATAGTTGGTTTGGGGATGTTTGCAGCAATTATGGCTTTTAAAAAACATAAAGGAGGAAAATTTAAATATCAAAAAGGATTTATGACTGGCCTGGTTCGTAGTTTTATATCAACTATAGTATTTACTGCTTTTTTTGCTTTCTATGCTACTGAGCTGGAGCCTGATTTCCTTGACAGACTTTTGGAAATGTGGGACAGTGACTGGTATATCAATATAGGTATGGTTATTTTTACTGTAGCATTAATGGGGTTTGCTACTACAGTTGTGCTTACTTTAGCATTTATGCAAATCTTTAAAGATTCCTGGAATACTAAAGAGGGCAGGGAACATGCTTATTAA
- a CDS encoding pitrilysin family protein has product MINKFNLSACALFLSFTGIAQEVEFTEYDLDNGLHVILHQDKTAPVVTTSVMYHVGAKNEDPERTSFAHFFEHLLFEGTENIEKGSWFKLVSSNGGSNNATTSDDRTYYYENFPSNNLELALWMESERMLHPVIDQQGVDTQNEVVKEEKRLRVDNAPYGQILSEVKKNLFEKHPYRWSPIGSMEHLDAATLEEFRAFNEKYYVPNNATLVVAGDIDIEKTKKMIKDYFGPIPKGEPVERVNVKEEPITEQINATYEDPNIQLPAIVTAYRTPSMKEKDSYVLNMISSLLSDGKSSRLYKKLVDDQKQALQVQAINLSQEDYGAYVVFAIPMGDTPLDTLVEETDEEIKKLQNELISEREYQKLQNNFENQFVNSNSSVEGIASSLATYHMLYGDTNLINNEIDIYRSITREDIQRVAKEYLQPNQRLVLKYLPKTADTE; this is encoded by the coding sequence ATGATTAATAAATTTAATTTGTCAGCCTGTGCACTCTTCCTGTCCTTTACAGGAATTGCGCAAGAAGTTGAATTTACTGAATATGATCTTGATAATGGCCTGCACGTCATTTTACATCAGGATAAAACAGCACCAGTAGTAACCACATCTGTAATGTATCACGTGGGAGCAAAGAATGAAGATCCGGAACGTACTAGTTTTGCTCACTTTTTTGAGCACCTCCTTTTTGAAGGCACAGAAAATATAGAGAAAGGAAGCTGGTTCAAACTCGTATCATCCAATGGTGGAAGCAATAATGCTACAACATCTGATGACAGAACTTATTATTATGAAAACTTCCCCTCCAACAATCTTGAACTTGCATTGTGGATGGAATCAGAAAGAATGTTACATCCCGTAATAGATCAACAGGGGGTTGACACTCAAAACGAGGTAGTAAAAGAAGAAAAACGACTTAGAGTAGACAACGCACCTTATGGACAAATCCTGTCTGAAGTAAAAAAGAATTTGTTTGAAAAACATCCATATCGCTGGTCTCCAATAGGATCTATGGAACACCTTGATGCAGCAACTTTAGAAGAATTCCGCGCCTTCAATGAAAAATATTATGTCCCTAACAATGCTACCCTGGTAGTTGCGGGAGATATAGATATTGAGAAGACAAAAAAGATGATCAAAGACTATTTTGGTCCTATTCCAAAAGGAGAACCTGTAGAAAGAGTTAATGTAAAGGAGGAGCCAATTACCGAGCAGATTAATGCCACTTATGAGGATCCAAATATTCAGTTACCCGCTATAGTTACTGCTTATCGCACTCCCTCTATGAAGGAGAAAGATTCTTATGTTTTGAACATGATTTCCTCTTTATTATCTGATGGTAAATCTTCCCGTTTGTACAAAAAACTTGTAGATGACCAGAAACAGGCATTACAGGTGCAGGCGATCAATCTTAGCCAGGAAGATTATGGGGCGTATGTTGTATTTGCTATTCCAATGGGAGACACTCCACTTGACACTTTAGTAGAAGAAACAGATGAGGAAATTAAAAAATTACAAAACGAGTTAATTTCTGAAAGAGAATACCAAAAGCTTCAGAATAACTTTGAAAACCAATTTGTAAATTCCAACAGCAGTGTAGAAGGAATTGCAAGCTCACTGGCTACCTACCACATGTTATATGGAGATACCAACCTCATTAATAATGAGATCGATATTTACCGTTCAATCACAAGAGAAGATATTCAAAGAGTAGCAAAGGAATACCTTCAGCCAAATCAAAGATTGGTCCTGAAGTATTTACCCAAAACTGCAGATACAGAATAG
- a CDS encoding pitrilysin family protein: protein MMKNNIKTFAILFLISFGIQAQIDRSKQPQPGPAPEVNLGSPQTFTLDNGLKVLLVENHKLPRVSLTLTLDNPPSPEGTKKGVASLMGSLLGTGSKKTDKDKFNEEIDYLGANVNFFSGGAAANTLSKYFPRVLELVAEGTLQPNFTEEEFTKAKERTLESLKSNEKNVAANASRLRTALAYGKNHPYGEMTTQESVESVTLNDVKSYYNTYFSPKNAYLVVVGDTNLKEVKALAKKYFSNWNKSEIPSFTLPEPKNVQTTQVNFLDMPNAVQSEVAVVNTLKLTKKDKDYFPALMANQILGGGGEGRLFLNLREDKGYTYGAYSSTGNDEYVSTFVASASVRNAVTDSAVVAFLDEIHRIRNEKVSKEELENAKAKYVGNFVMALEQPSTIARYALTVETEDLPKDFYQNYLKNINAVTAEDIQRVAKKYFMVDQARIVIAK, encoded by the coding sequence ATGATGAAAAATAATATAAAAACATTCGCAATTTTATTTCTGATCTCCTTCGGAATTCAGGCTCAAATTGATCGCAGCAAGCAACCCCAACCGGGACCAGCTCCGGAAGTTAATCTTGGATCACCACAAACTTTCACCCTTGACAATGGGTTAAAAGTACTTTTAGTTGAAAACCACAAGTTACCCAGAGTGAGTCTTACTCTTACTTTAGACAATCCTCCATCTCCTGAAGGCACAAAGAAAGGTGTGGCATCTTTAATGGGTAGTTTATTAGGCACAGGGTCTAAAAAAACAGATAAGGATAAATTCAACGAAGAAATAGATTACTTAGGAGCCAATGTGAATTTCTTCTCTGGTGGTGCTGCAGCAAATACGCTATCTAAATATTTCCCAAGAGTTTTAGAATTGGTGGCTGAGGGTACCCTTCAACCTAATTTTACAGAGGAAGAATTTACTAAAGCAAAAGAGCGCACCCTGGAAAGTTTAAAATCTAATGAAAAGAATGTAGCCGCCAATGCCAGCAGATTACGAACCGCCCTGGCTTACGGTAAAAACCATCCTTATGGAGAAATGACTACCCAGGAAAGTGTAGAAAGTGTTACGCTTAATGATGTAAAATCATACTATAACACTTATTTCTCTCCAAAAAATGCTTATTTGGTTGTAGTTGGGGATACTAATCTAAAGGAGGTAAAAGCTCTTGCAAAAAAATATTTTAGTAACTGGAACAAAAGTGAAATTCCTTCTTTTACACTTCCTGAGCCTAAAAATGTACAGACTACCCAGGTTAATTTTCTAGATATGCCAAATGCAGTTCAAAGTGAAGTAGCTGTAGTGAACACTCTTAAACTTACGAAAAAGGATAAGGATTATTTCCCTGCCCTTATGGCCAATCAAATTCTTGGTGGTGGCGGTGAAGGAAGACTATTCCTTAACCTCAGAGAAGACAAAGGATATACTTACGGCGCTTATTCAAGCACAGGTAACGATGAATATGTTTCAACATTTGTTGCTAGTGCAAGTGTTAGAAATGCAGTGACTGATAGTGCTGTAGTTGCTTTTCTTGATGAAATTCACCGTATAAGGAATGAGAAAGTTTCTAAGGAGGAACTGGAAAATGCCAAAGCCAAGTATGTGGGTAATTTTGTTATGGCTCTTGAACAGCCCAGCACAATTGCCAGATACGCGCTTACTGTTGAAACAGAAGATCTTCCTAAAGATTTTTATCAAAACTATTTAAAAAATATTAATGCAGTTACTGCAGAAGATATCCAAAGAGTAGCTAAAAAGTATTTTATGGTAGACCAGGCAAGGATAGTAATTGCTAAGTAA
- a CDS encoding DMT family transporter yields the protein MPIKNLKWIYLILLSLVWGSSFILIKKGLVGLTPLQLGSFRIIFASIFLIVVGFKSILRIRKEQWKWIIITGFNGSFFPAYLFAFAETEVDSAVASILNATTPLMTLIFGVLFFRMLFTQNKIIGVAVGLLGALGLIISGAQINPDQNYFYSGLVVVAAACYAINVNIIKRYMQDISALGIAAGNFLVLLLPAVVVLLFTGFNFEAITADPVTGLSVTYVAILGVIGTGIALIIFNKLIQISDPVFSSSVTYTIPVVGLIWGILDGEVFSIFQLLSTFVILLGVFLVNRSRNLSSGKKKTSA from the coding sequence ATGCCAATCAAAAACCTGAAGTGGATTTACCTTATTCTCCTTTCCCTGGTTTGGGGAAGTTCTTTTATCCTCATTAAGAAAGGGCTGGTGGGTCTTACGCCACTGCAACTGGGTTCTTTCAGAATAATTTTTGCTTCAATATTTTTAATTGTAGTAGGTTTTAAAAGTATTTTGCGGATTAGAAAAGAACAATGGAAGTGGATTATAATCACAGGGTTCAATGGTTCATTTTTTCCCGCATATCTTTTTGCTTTTGCTGAAACCGAAGTAGACAGCGCAGTAGCATCAATTTTAAATGCCACAACTCCTTTGATGACATTGATCTTTGGAGTCCTCTTCTTCAGAATGTTATTCACTCAAAACAAGATAATTGGTGTGGCTGTAGGGCTCTTGGGTGCCTTAGGTCTAATCATTAGTGGTGCACAGATAAATCCCGATCAAAATTATTTTTATTCAGGACTGGTTGTAGTGGCGGCAGCTTGTTACGCAATTAACGTGAATATTATCAAAAGATATATGCAGGATATTTCTGCTTTGGGAATAGCAGCGGGCAATTTCCTGGTATTACTGTTACCTGCAGTTGTAGTTTTACTCTTTACAGGATTTAATTTTGAAGCAATAACTGCAGATCCTGTAACGGGATTATCTGTAACTTACGTTGCCATTTTAGGAGTCATTGGTACCGGGATAGCGCTTATTATTTTTAATAAACTTATTCAGATCTCAGATCCTGTTTTCTCATCTTCGGTTACCTATACAATTCCTGTTGTGGGTCTTATTTGGGGAATCCTGGACGGGGAAGTTTTCAGTATTTTTCAGCTCCTTTCTACCTTTGTGATTCTCCTGGGAGTATTTTTAGTAAATCGGTCGAGAAATTTATCTTCAGGAAAGAAAAAAACTTCAGCTTAA